In Bacteroidota bacterium, the following are encoded in one genomic region:
- a CDS encoding PASTA domain-containing protein, whose amino-acid sequence MNFFRFLISKIFFINLFAALFLLATLSWVVLQFLSSYTLHGETITVPELRGYQAEELDQILNQKGFRYIIVDSVYDSKSKPGIVIDQEPKADLQVKEQRMLYLTINTKTPPKVKMPDLIDFSLRQAIAIIESAGLVVGNLKYIPDIAHNAVLSQEFKGMKIEPGKEIFRGSSIDLVLGKGVSDEMVLLPNLLNLTYAEAIEALFASSLNLGSVIKDETVKDSTQARVYKQIPQFSSESMINMGSPVDIFITQSPEK is encoded by the coding sequence ATGAATTTTTTTAGATTTTTAATTAGTAAGATCTTTTTTATTAATCTTTTTGCTGCTCTCTTTTTATTGGCTACGCTTTCCTGGGTAGTGCTTCAGTTCCTTAGTTCCTATACTTTGCATGGTGAAACAATTACAGTTCCTGAATTAAGGGGATATCAAGCAGAGGAATTGGATCAAATATTAAATCAAAAAGGTTTTAGATATATCATTGTAGACTCTGTTTACGACAGCAAAAGCAAACCGGGGATAGTAATTGATCAGGAGCCAAAGGCCGATTTGCAGGTTAAGGAACAGCGGATGCTTTATTTAACCATTAATACAAAAACACCACCAAAAGTTAAAATGCCTGATCTTATTGATTTTTCATTAAGACAAGCAATTGCAATTATTGAATCTGCAGGTTTGGTTGTAGGAAATTTAAAGTACATTCCTGATATTGCCCACAATGCAGTGCTATCACAAGAATTTAAAGGAATGAAAATTGAACCGGGGAAAGAAATCTTCCGGGGTTCTTCCATTGATCTTGTTTTAGGCAAAGGAGTAAGTGATGAAATGGTTTTATTACCAAACTTATTAAATCTTACCTATGCAGAGGCTATTGAAGCCTTATTTGCCAGTTCCTTAAACCTGGGTTCCGTAATAAAAGATGAAACGGTAAAAGATTCTACCCAAGCAAGAGTATATAAGCAAATTCCACAATTTAGCAGTGAATCAATGATAAACATGGGCTCTCCTGTAGATATTTTCATCACTCAGTCACCTGAAAAATAG
- a CDS encoding D-alanine--D-alanine ligase, producing the protein MKTGIFFGGSSKEREISFAGGRTVYDNLNKSLFDAVPVFIDSFDNFVLLNWEFIYKGSIRDFYPPVDCIPYSNGDFQVYSECLGDLSLEKQEELINKIGKRIPVEQLSNYIDFAFLALHGPMGEDGKIQGLLDYIGMPYSGSGILPSAIGIDKVIQKSLMRDGGFAGPEFFIIDRHEWFRSGSKSFFEKAKEKIAFPLVVKSATQGSSIGVSIINASNEIEFEQAVNRSFFTSELSGNAWSKLNDSEKIEFIRVLTDIREGIGIPVRVGEVVIYHPDELIDFLNKNLDEQENILLEALDGEAEVIIEQFIKGKEFSCIVIQNEGEGKKAIALPPTEIRKGNELFDYRSKYLPGLSRKITPIDVPADQIQAIRQECERLFHYLNFDVYARIDGFISNDKVFLNDPNTTSGMMPSSFFFHQAAEIGLNPSQFLSYIIRTSLLQRSLKGKHALNAKKLLHKLDKALNTETSGEEKKKIAVLLGGFSSERHISVESGRNIYEKLASSIKYDPLPIFLTGDENEHKLYQIPVNILLKDNADDIKEKIDHYETHATIAEIIEECKTITNRYSSAGSLAKPSKINYKELAERADAVFIALHGRPGEDGAVQVELNRVNLPFNGSDVESSQITINKFVTNEILKQNGFLIAEHLLVQKQDWENNPQQEIEKIAARIEFPFIAKPVDDGCSSAVKKIKNKDELLAFAKLIFRNENEFDSQSAFLLQIKPKEEFPVKNVFLVEELISRKDSKHFLEITGGMLTKFDDSGKIIYEVFEASEALSEGEVLSLEEKFLAGQGQNITPARYASNPLERQAISEIVKEKLGSAARILNIQGYCRIDAFVRIYNSSKVEVVFIEVNSLPGMTPATCIFHQSALNHYKPIDFIDKIIEFAFSKQALLK; encoded by the coding sequence ATTAAAACAGGAATTTTTTTCGGTGGTAGTTCAAAAGAACGGGAAATTTCCTTTGCCGGTGGCAGAACTGTTTATGACAACCTGAATAAATCATTATTTGATGCTGTACCTGTTTTCATTGACAGTTTTGACAATTTTGTTCTACTAAACTGGGAATTTATTTACAAAGGAAGTATTCGGGATTTTTATCCTCCTGTGGATTGCATCCCTTATTCTAATGGTGATTTCCAGGTGTATTCTGAATGCCTAGGTGATTTAAGCCTTGAAAAACAAGAAGAACTTATTAATAAAATAGGAAAACGCATTCCTGTTGAGCAATTGAGTAATTACATCGATTTCGCTTTTCTTGCTTTACATGGCCCAATGGGAGAGGATGGAAAAATTCAGGGATTGTTGGATTATATTGGAATGCCTTATTCAGGTTCAGGAATTTTGCCCTCCGCAATAGGAATCGACAAGGTTATTCAAAAGAGTCTGATGAGGGATGGAGGTTTTGCTGGTCCAGAATTTTTTATTATTGATAGGCACGAATGGTTTAGATCTGGTAGCAAATCTTTTTTTGAAAAAGCCAAAGAAAAAATAGCTTTTCCTTTGGTTGTAAAATCAGCAACGCAAGGCTCTTCAATTGGAGTGAGTATTATTAATGCCAGTAATGAAATTGAATTCGAACAGGCTGTAAACAGAAGCTTTTTTACTTCTGAATTAAGCGGGAATGCGTGGAGCAAATTAAATGATTCAGAGAAAATAGAATTTATCCGGGTTTTAACTGATATTCGTGAAGGAATCGGAATTCCTGTAAGAGTAGGGGAGGTGGTTATTTATCACCCAGATGAGCTGATTGATTTCTTAAATAAGAATCTGGATGAACAAGAAAATATTTTACTCGAAGCACTTGATGGGGAAGCAGAGGTTATTATTGAGCAGTTTATAAAAGGGAAAGAGTTTTCCTGCATAGTTATTCAAAACGAGGGAGAAGGTAAAAAGGCAATTGCACTTCCACCAACCGAAATCAGAAAAGGGAATGAGCTGTTTGATTACCGCAGTAAATACCTGCCTGGCTTATCCAGGAAAATTACACCAATCGATGTTCCTGCCGATCAAATACAGGCTATAAGACAGGAATGTGAAAGGCTATTTCATTATTTAAATTTTGATGTTTATGCCCGCATTGATGGCTTTATTTCAAACGATAAAGTTTTCCTGAATGACCCAAACACAACTTCTGGAATGATGCCTTCTTCATTCTTTTTTCACCAGGCTGCTGAAATAGGACTAAACCCTTCACAATTTCTTAGTTATATTATCCGCACTTCCCTCCTGCAACGTTCCTTAAAAGGCAAGCATGCGTTAAATGCAAAAAAACTGTTACACAAGCTTGATAAGGCACTGAATACTGAAACCTCTGGAGAGGAAAAAAAGAAAATTGCGGTTTTACTCGGAGGCTTTTCCTCTGAAAGACATATTTCAGTGGAAAGCGGCAGAAATATTTATGAAAAACTTGCATCATCCATAAAATATGATCCGCTCCCAATATTCTTAACAGGAGATGAAAACGAACATAAGTTATATCAGATTCCTGTAAACATTCTTTTAAAGGATAATGCGGATGATATTAAAGAAAAAATTGATCATTATGAAACGCATGCTACGATAGCCGAAATTATTGAAGAATGCAAAACAATTACCAATCGTTATTCTTCTGCCGGAAGTCTTGCTAAACCTTCGAAAATAAATTACAAAGAATTGGCTGAAAGAGCAGATGCTGTATTTATAGCCCTTCATGGAAGACCAGGGGAGGATGGAGCAGTACAAGTGGAATTAAACAGGGTGAATTTACCCTTTAATGGTTCAGATGTGGAGAGTTCGCAAATAACAATTAATAAATTTGTTACGAATGAAATTTTAAAACAAAATGGATTTCTTATTGCTGAACATTTGTTGGTGCAAAAGCAGGATTGGGAGAATAATCCACAGCAAGAAATAGAGAAAATAGCGGCCAGGATTGAATTCCCTTTTATTGCCAAACCTGTTGACGATGGATGTAGTTCAGCTGTAAAAAAAATAAAAAACAAAGATGAATTATTGGCCTTTGCCAAGCTGATTTTCAGGAACGAAAATGAATTTGATTCCCAAAGTGCATTTCTATTGCAAATAAAACCAAAGGAAGAATTTCCTGTAAAAAATGTATTTCTGGTTGAAGAATTAATTTCAAGGAAAGATTCAAAGCATTTTTTGGAAATTACAGGAGGGATGTTAACTAAATTTGATGATTCTGGAAAGATCATTTATGAAGTGTTTGAAGCATCTGAAGCGCTTTCAGAAGGAGAAGTATTGTCCCTTGAGGAAAAATTCCTTGCAGGACAAGGTCAGAATATAACACCGGCTCGATATGCCTCTAACCCTTTGGAACGACAGGCAATTTCTGAAATAGTTAAGGAGAAATTAGGTTCAGCCGCCAGAATACTAAATATTCAGGGATATTGTAGAATAGATGCCTTTGTTAGGATATACAACAGCAGTAAAGTAGAAGTAGTTTTTATTGAAGTAAATTCCTTGCCTGGAATGACTCCCGCTACTTGTATTTTTCATCAGAGCGCATTAAATCATTATAAACCCATTGATTTTATTGATAAAATAATTGAGTTTGCTTTTAGTAAACAGGCATTGTTAAAGTAG
- a CDS encoding RluA family pseudouridine synthase: MYEHFRIKVDPGQDMLRIDKFLMNRIQNASRSKIQSAALAGNVLVNGKAVKPNYRIKPLDVITIVLAQPPRDREIIPQNIPLNIVYEDNWLVVVNKQPGLVVHPGYGNYSGTLVNGLMYHFSNLPMFKTQDPRPGLVHRLDKNTSGIMVLATNEIALAKLAKQFFDRTTKRTYFALVWGDIKEDEGTIVGNIGRNIKDRKKMDVFPEGDLGKHAVSHYKVLERFGYVTLVQCKLETGRTHQIRVHFKHLGHPLFNDELYGGDKILKGTTFTKYKQFIENCFKIMPRHALHAKSLGFVHPDTGKDMFFDSEIPDDMQQVIEKWRIYSVASIT; this comes from the coding sequence ATGTATGAACATTTTAGAATTAAAGTAGATCCAGGACAAGATATGCTCAGGATTGATAAATTCCTGATGAACCGAATACAAAATGCAAGTCGCAGTAAGATTCAAAGTGCAGCATTAGCTGGAAATGTTTTGGTAAACGGAAAAGCTGTTAAGCCAAATTACAGGATAAAGCCTCTCGATGTTATTACCATTGTTTTGGCTCAACCTCCTAGAGATAGAGAAATAATACCCCAGAACATACCCCTTAACATTGTATATGAAGATAATTGGCTTGTTGTAGTTAATAAACAACCAGGCCTTGTTGTTCATCCCGGATACGGAAATTATTCAGGTACTCTGGTTAATGGATTAATGTACCATTTTAGTAATTTACCCATGTTTAAAACTCAGGATCCGCGTCCTGGCCTTGTTCATCGATTGGATAAAAATACTTCAGGTATTATGGTGCTGGCCACCAATGAAATTGCCCTGGCTAAATTGGCTAAACAATTTTTTGACAGAACTACAAAAAGGACTTATTTTGCACTTGTTTGGGGCGATATAAAAGAAGATGAAGGAACAATTGTAGGCAATATTGGAAGAAATATAAAGGATAGAAAAAAGATGGATGTTTTCCCCGAAGGAGACTTGGGCAAACATGCTGTTTCTCATTACAAAGTTTTGGAAAGATTTGGCTATGTTACTTTGGTGCAATGTAAGCTTGAAACAGGAAGAACACATCAAATTAGAGTTCATTTCAAACACCTTGGACATCCCTTGTTCAATGATGAATTATATGGAGGAGATAAAATATTAAAAGGCACAACTTTTACAAAATACAAGCAGTTTATTGAAAACTGCTTTAAAATTATGCCTCGTCATGCACTCCACGCAAAATCATTGGGCTTTGTACACCCCGACACTGGAAAGGATATGTTTTTTGATTCTGAAATTCCTGATGATATGCAACAGGTTATTGAAAAATGGAGAATTTATTCCGTTGCGAGCATTACATAA
- a CDS encoding T9SS type A sorting domain-containing protein, with product MRNKASGLFFCFLCFALNAYSQGEYLIDIDYNLDLIKNTPQLELKSSRSAHKQYFIIDTLNLPFVDDFSVDRFTYYYLPIYLADQTADSVAVNFKIDGNIVDSLKYIETVSWDYTYDSITNEIDSTAKPSFQLSFYEEGPFPNNPFIPSKIITAWPAYSRAYINSQNELDYAFVPFKVLILDTIVNKVAFVSAKNSLWLDNDVYINTSFAISPPTIGVVTFDGLSSNGSAYAPGQVLAHGIADHLTSKPIFLNFPASDSLYFSFYYQPQGIGNMPESNDSLVLEFYSPLDSLWKRIWSAKGEANHVFKQVLIPIMQQGFLQDGFQFRFKNYANLSGNLDHWNLDYVRLEKGLNAHVNPEDVAFVSPANTILKNFREMPWKQFVANPGNEMASDITVNLNNLSSIGKVINYTYNIKDRSGNTLLTNTSAGSESPNTNFTYSNTPGFIFPINNNLYEEFEISNSIYSVIDVNRSNDTIRHLQRFDNYYAYDDGVPESGFGLNKMGAKLAYKFTLNTLDTLTAVAMHFTPVNSNVQYAPFKLTVWSNLNPETILYQDDNFSYPGTAGNINGFNEYVLSTPLVASGIIYVGWVQVNATELNIGFDKNNNQKDKIFYNLNGNWQNTQFNGSLLMRPVFGVSRDPSVGIDEPFQNASNEEKLITIFPNPANNHLFFDGISDYSHTRINIFDMYGKNVFIHENQELTFIDVSGFSNGIYIVKIDNSLTGKSQSQKIIISN from the coding sequence ATGAGAAATAAAGCATCAGGTTTGTTTTTTTGTTTTCTCTGCTTTGCCTTAAATGCTTATAGTCAGGGCGAATATTTAATTGACATTGATTATAACCTTGATTTAATAAAAAACACACCGCAGCTAGAATTAAAATCTTCCCGATCAGCCCATAAACAATATTTTATTATTGATACCTTGAATCTACCATTTGTGGATGATTTCTCTGTTGATCGGTTTACCTATTATTATCTGCCAATTTACCTTGCTGATCAAACCGCAGATTCTGTGGCAGTGAATTTCAAAATAGATGGAAATATAGTAGATAGCCTAAAATACATTGAAACCGTAAGTTGGGATTATACCTATGATTCAATAACCAATGAAATTGATTCTACTGCTAAACCTTCATTTCAGTTATCATTTTATGAAGAAGGCCCTTTTCCGAATAATCCTTTTATTCCTTCAAAAATAATTACTGCCTGGCCTGCTTATTCAAGAGCTTATATTAATTCCCAAAATGAACTGGATTATGCGTTTGTTCCTTTTAAAGTACTTATCCTAGATACAATTGTAAATAAGGTTGCCTTTGTAAGTGCCAAAAACAGTTTATGGCTTGACAATGATGTTTATATTAATACTTCTTTTGCGATTTCTCCGCCAACCATTGGCGTTGTAACTTTTGATGGCCTTTCTAGCAATGGTTCAGCATATGCGCCTGGTCAGGTACTTGCTCATGGCATTGCTGATCACTTAACATCAAAGCCTATCTTTTTGAATTTTCCAGCTTCAGATTCTCTTTACTTTTCTTTTTATTATCAACCACAAGGAATTGGAAATATGCCAGAATCGAATGATTCGCTTGTATTGGAATTCTACTCTCCACTTGATTCGCTTTGGAAGCGAATATGGAGCGCAAAAGGAGAAGCAAATCATGTTTTCAAACAAGTTCTGATTCCTATTATGCAACAGGGATTTCTTCAGGATGGTTTTCAATTTCGTTTTAAAAACTATGCAAACCTTTCAGGAAATTTAGATCATTGGAACCTTGATTATGTAAGGCTTGAAAAAGGTCTTAATGCTCATGTTAATCCTGAAGACGTGGCTTTTGTTTCTCCTGCTAATACAATCCTTAAAAATTTCAGGGAAATGCCCTGGAAGCAGTTTGTGGCAAACCCTGGAAATGAAATGGCAAGCGATATAACCGTAAATTTAAACAACTTAAGCAGTATAGGCAAAGTTATTAATTACACCTATAACATTAAGGATAGAAGTGGCAATACACTATTAACAAATACCTCCGCAGGTAGTGAATCCCCTAATACTAATTTTACCTACAGTAATACTCCAGGTTTTATATTTCCTATTAATAACAATTTATATGAGGAATTTGAAATTTCAAATTCAATTTATTCTGTTATTGATGTTAACCGCAGTAATGACACTATCAGACACCTTCAAAGGTTTGATAATTATTATGCTTATGATGATGGTGTTCCTGAGTCTGGTTTTGGACTTAACAAAATGGGAGCTAAACTGGCCTATAAATTTACGCTCAATACCCTGGATACACTAACTGCTGTTGCCATGCATTTTACCCCTGTAAATAGTAACGTACAGTATGCCCCTTTTAAACTTACTGTTTGGAGTAATCTTAATCCTGAAACCATACTTTATCAGGATGATAATTTTTCTTACCCTGGTACTGCAGGAAACATAAATGGCTTTAATGAGTATGTTTTATCAACACCCCTTGTCGCCTCAGGTATTATTTATGTTGGGTGGGTGCAGGTAAATGCTACTGAATTAAATATTGGCTTTGATAAAAACAACAATCAGAAGGATAAAATATTTTATAACCTCAATGGAAATTGGCAAAATACCCAGTTTAACGGATCTCTGTTAATGCGACCAGTTTTTGGGGTTTCCAGGGATCCTTCAGTAGGAATTGATGAACCTTTTCAAAATGCATCCAATGAAGAAAAATTAATCACAATATTCCCTAATCCTGCAAATAACCACTTGTTTTTTGACGGAATTTCGGATTACAGCCATACCAGAATAAATATATTTGATATGTATGGAAAAAATGTTTTTATACATGAAAATCAGGAATTAACATTTATTGATGTTTCTGGTTTTTCTAATGGAATTTATATTGTAAAAATTGATAATTCTTTAACAGGAAAAAGTCAAAGTCAAAAAATAATAATTTCGAATTAA
- a CDS encoding non-canonical purine NTP diphosphatase, with translation MQLVFATNNKNKVKEVAAILNQNIGILSLEEINCKEEIPETSATIEGNAIQKAKYVFEKYGYNCFADDTGLEVEALEGRPGVYSARYAGEGKDSEDNMNKLLNELEGKENRKARFITVVSLIIGGEIHTFQGLVNGEITQKKEGEEGFGYDPVFKPEGYPLTFAQMPAEVKNEISHRALAINKMVVYLNSIVE, from the coding sequence ATGCAATTGGTTTTTGCTACAAACAACAAAAACAAAGTAAAAGAAGTAGCTGCAATTTTAAACCAAAATATAGGCATTCTTAGTCTTGAGGAAATAAATTGCAAGGAAGAAATTCCTGAAACATCTGCAACCATCGAGGGAAATGCGATTCAAAAGGCCAAGTATGTTTTTGAAAAATATGGTTATAATTGCTTTGCTGATGATACAGGCCTTGAGGTAGAGGCTCTAGAAGGCAGGCCAGGAGTGTATTCGGCTCGTTATGCCGGAGAGGGGAAGGATTCAGAGGATAACATGAACAAATTATTGAATGAGTTAGAGGGTAAAGAAAACCGGAAGGCCCGATTTATTACTGTTGTGTCATTAATAATAGGGGGAGAAATACATACTTTCCAAGGGCTTGTAAACGGTGAAATCACACAAAAGAAAGAAGGTGAAGAGGGTTTCGGTTATGATCCTGTTTTTAAACCTGAAGGTTATCCACTAACTTTTGCTCAAATGCCAGCAGAGGTAAAAAATGAGATCAGCCACAGAGCATTGGCTATAAATAAGATGGTTGTATATTTAAATTCTATTGTAGAATAA
- the mqnE gene encoding aminofutalosine synthase MqnE produces the protein MDTTHLKALIDKGKLSPELKITSLKVLNNERLDFNEGVLLYKQADLGLLGLLANFVRENKNGNFTYFNRNFHVEPTNLCVFDCKFCSYSKNFKHKGEAWELSEEKIYEIIRSYDGKPVTEVHIVGGVHPKMGLLYFAKMIQNIKKIRPEIHVKAFTAVELEYMCRKAKVSFHEGLSILKEHGQDSLPGGGAEIFDEKIRSEICDDKCSSAEWLEIHETAHKLGMPSNATILYGHIENYEHRIDHMQRLRTLQDKTRGFNTFIPLKFRNKDNQMSHINEVSIIEDLRNYAISRIFMDNFQHIKAYWPMIGRETAALSMAFGVDDIDGTIDDSTKIYTMAGSEEQTPAMSTKDLVQLIKDNGRHPIERDTLYNVVTDYNCYDFEKEELKESIV, from the coding sequence ATGGATACAACACATTTAAAAGCACTTATTGATAAAGGGAAATTATCACCGGAATTAAAAATTACAAGCCTTAAAGTTTTAAACAATGAAAGGTTGGATTTTAATGAAGGCGTGCTTTTATATAAGCAAGCGGATTTGGGACTTTTGGGTTTGCTAGCCAATTTTGTAAGAGAAAACAAAAATGGAAACTTCACCTATTTTAATCGCAATTTCCATGTAGAACCAACCAACCTCTGTGTTTTTGATTGCAAATTTTGTTCTTATTCTAAAAACTTCAAGCATAAAGGTGAAGCCTGGGAATTATCTGAAGAAAAAATTTATGAGATTATCCGAAGCTATGATGGCAAACCTGTTACAGAGGTTCATATTGTAGGAGGTGTGCATCCAAAAATGGGGCTGCTTTATTTTGCAAAGATGATCCAAAACATAAAGAAAATAAGACCGGAAATCCACGTAAAAGCTTTTACTGCGGTAGAACTTGAATATATGTGCCGCAAAGCCAAGGTTAGTTTTCATGAAGGGCTTTCAATTCTCAAGGAACATGGTCAGGATTCTTTACCCGGTGGTGGCGCTGAAATTTTTGATGAAAAAATTAGAAGTGAAATTTGTGATGATAAATGTAGTTCAGCTGAGTGGTTAGAAATTCATGAAACAGCACATAAATTAGGTATGCCCTCTAATGCGACAATTCTTTACGGACATATAGAAAATTATGAGCACCGCATTGATCATATGCAACGGTTGCGAACATTACAAGATAAGACCAGGGGCTTTAATACTTTTATTCCTCTTAAATTCAGAAACAAGGACAATCAAATGTCGCATATTAATGAGGTTTCTATTATTGAAGATTTGAGAAACTATGCTATTTCCAGAATTTTTATGGATAACTTCCAACACATAAAAGCATATTGGCCAATGATTGGAAGAGAGACTGCAGCTTTATCCATGGCATTTGGAGTGGATGATATAGATGGTACAATTGATGATTCCACAAAAATATATACTATGGCTGGATCAGAGGAACAAACTCCTGCAATGAGCACTAAGGATTTAGTTCAACTTATTAAAGATAACGGGAGACATCCAATTGAAAGGGATACTTTATACAATGTTGTTACTGATTACAATTGCTATGATTTTGAAAAGGAAGAGTTAAAAGAAAGCATTGTATAA